The Ptychodera flava strain L36383 chromosome 3, AS_Pfla_20210202, whole genome shotgun sequence region TTCAATTTAAAGGGCAATTAATTGCAGTTATGTGATATTAGAGGGATTAGGTTGTGTGATAATCTAGGAACTAGGTGTATTCCACGATCGGAAAAATTGCAAGACTTTGCAAGGATCACTTCTGTTGATAATTGGTATAACAATATGGTGATGTAGGTGTCTCATAATTTGGTGCAATAACGCTTCTTGTCATGGCACCAAAGTATTTGTTATCAACGATAAGACTAAGAAGGCACCTAGAATATAGCTTGCTATTGTCAGAATTCAAATACCATCTTGTTAAGAATCTTGAAAGTTGCAACTATTGCAAGCGACCCTGATAACGATTATGATCAATTCTTACTTATATAACAGAAATAATCGTGAAGATAAAGATGAACGAAGAAGATTTTCTGGGAGTAATCAGAAGACTGGACGACGAAATAGAACAGTGCTCTAATGGCAAACCAGGACACGAAGGCCAGCAACAAGAAGACTATAGACTGTCATTGCAAGACAGGAAAACAGAAGTGCAGATCGTGATCGAGCAGAACAACAAATGGTTCAAGAAAAGAGTACATATTAAATTGAATGGCGAGGATGCAATACGATTAAAGGAATTTCTATCCAGGCATTGCAAAGCTAACTATGCGATGTTATTGCACGTTTCAGAGGGATGTTTAGCTCTGCACTTGAAATTTAGCGGCCTCCAAAACCTTTGCAAGTTTACAGGCCGCTGCAATAGCGGAGATTTCACTGAGCCTCTCGAACCCTTCTTCATAACTGATGAGATGAGGAAGGCAGCTAAGAAAGTTGGTGAACCAATACGCCTTGTTGCTGTCTATGATAATGCAAAGCTCGAAGCAGTCGCTGATTTCTTCATTATAAGTAAGTCTACATATTATTAAATTGGTAAGGTTAAGAATGTGTGATAATGTGTCATGtatttaatgttttgtttaaaaacTTTTGTCAGCGTATGAATGTGGAGTTTCTTTGTGTCGAGTGCTTCATTAACTCTACAGTGTGCAGGTAAAAATTGTAACAGCGAAGCTCGATTATTGAACCGCTCTGTTTAAGATTGGGGGTTAGGCCGGCAGTTTTGACCGTGAAGTCTTCCCCTGGTGGATAGATGCCGTAAATATAAATTCGAACTCGACCAAAAACTTATCGAATTTAATTGCTTACATTTACCTTAGAAAGAAAAAGGCTGGGACTTATTTTGCTCCATTGGTCTATTTAATGTTAAGGTATATTGTTGCTAATATTGTGCACATCATGGTGCGTTTCTTGTATTAATAACTGCTTATTGCGTTTTGATATAAATTATTGTAGCGTGCTTGTGTAAGATATGTACAACTTCCTCAAATTATCACGAAACTAACCTGCATTATTTTTATCGAGGATGTATGTTTGATCTTGTCAGGCAAAAATTGAGAATATAGTGCACAATTATCAGTCTAAGGCATACTACCGCTGTAGAATTTATGATCTTACCTTTAATTTGGGCCAGTGCATGCTCAATAGTAATCAAATTTCGATTTTAATGTCCATCTATATAAGCGAGCTTCGATCTCTATTAGGAATATTTCATGCATCATACTTAATTATCGTAAACAATTCAGTACTATATATTCCGACTTTAAATATCAAATCTCACGATTTACGCAACAAATTGCTTCCAATCAGGAGATGGTGGTTCAGATGTGACCGATGATGATACCAGTAAATTcggatgataatgatgatgacattgaacAACCAGAAACTCCATTTGTGGTGAAGTGCTTTTCAGTGAGTACCtaatattttactttaaaattagcATTTAGTTTAGCATATAGCAAATATGTTGAAACGGACATTATTCTTGTCTGCTCTCTGTATGGATGATTAACAGTCAttgtttttgtctgtttatttgtcAGGAAGCTACAACAGACATCGCATCACCTCAGCGTGAAGACGGAACAATACTTCCAGCAGGTAGTAAATCTTAGTAATAAAACgataaaataagtaaaattaaaattttccatCTATTGATAGTTTGTGAATTATGTAAGCAGAAGTTATATGATTGGaagtaagaaaaaaatatctACACTTCTATATAAGGACGTTCTGTCCGCAGCACTTTGTTGCCAAATAACTTGACTAAGTGATACTAAAATCGAAAAGAAATGGCGATTTGTCTCTTAAACTATTTTatggaacacacacacacacacatacatacatacatacatcacacactacatacatacatacatacatacatacatacatacatacatacatacatacatacatacatacatacatacatacatacatacatacatacataactacctacctacctaccttcctacctactacctacctacctacctacctacctaactatctacctacatacacacatattcaatcatccatccatccatatatACTTATCAAATtatctttatcatatacccatgcccatattgctacatcctagtgacgttcgacctaaaatatcagccgtgatatttcacggtaaacgtcgagatatgcacgataaacgtcatctattttagagttttccagaactacattagcagttatTGGTACAACGTAAACAAAAACTGGATGCCTCCCCGCATGAGAAGCGATGGTGCGCACGTTAAAACTTGAAGGgattcgaggaacacgggtatttctggttgcaaaatacagaaataacaTTTTGAGTCTTGAAATactttcccatggtattttttggtcaagttccagcaatcattctgccgttcgcgTGGCGCCGGCCACTGTGCAATGTATCCAaagaacaggtagtgagcgcgtggcgtgacagcgatgtcgcgcgcgacgacagttgacatggcaactctcaggataaactaacaaaatggcgtcccttctccgctccgtgccgtacgacacacacacacacacacacacacccacacacacacacacacacacacacacaaacacacacacacatatatatatatatatatatatatatatatatatatatatatatataatatatataatgcaactgtgaatgaaaagtgaccaatgcgggactcgaacccccGTATACATTACCTGATGCTCTATCAACTTAGCTTATGGATTAGTCGGCTCAATGTGGGtggtcctgactcttagattgggcttttcattctgtgtgCGTGGATGGCGAGTAAGACGGCTAAACTCATCACCGAACCTTTCAGTCTAAGGATCTCACGGGATTCTGCAGGACCTCGCACACAAGTCATCAACTAAGGAATCGGTTGctggtaatgaggatcaatcatatgaatgatgcaaagccaaAGAAGGGTAAATTTGAGATGACTCATACGAATTTCtttatatgaaatacaattatggtgaatgaaaagtgacccatgcgggactcgaacccccgtatacattacggatgctctaccactgagctaatggatcagtcggcaCAATATGGGTGGTCCGGTCAGTCAGTACCAGATTTGTTGACGCCTTTACAGTGTTCTTTAGTAGTCatgtttgaccaaaattttttgacaaaggtTTCTGTTAAGAATTGTTCCATCAGGTTTCATAGGTTGTGTCTAGGCAACACCACGCCGACTGTGGGTGTAGTAAGAATATGCAGCAGGGCATGTTTTGCTATTGCTGTACATGTTGGTGGACGTCAGTCATCACCAGGACGTTTGTCTGTACGATTGTTAATAGTGATGTCTGACCAAGAGATTTTGACAAAGTTTTCTGTCAGGAATCGTTCCATTCTGTTTTCCTCGGTTGTGTCGTGGCAACACAACGTTGACTGTTTGCAGGTTCGCCCAAAACCTGCGTGGCCTTGTGAGCGCGTCAATTTACGCGCCAAACCAAACTTTGTTCAGTTTTTGGCTTTCACGCCATGCATTACTCATTCCTTTCATCCTTCCGTAAGCATAATGTGTATCGGCGTTCATTccattcattttttgtttttaagttcATCTTTCTCCTGAAATTAGCGTGGCAGGTGAGGATCATGACTTCATTGCTTGGTCACTTGGGCGGTGTGGTGTTGGCAAGCAAAGGTGCGAGGCCTTGATGACTTTGTCAAATGACTCGCGCGCCAAAAATCTCACGCACTCTTCTGAAAGCGCACTGGGTTGTAAGTAGGTGATTTTGTGAGCACTGTTCTTTTTCGAATTTTGCCATCTTCTCACAGGCTTCACAATCCATATGTTGGATTTGCTGTGTTTACAGCCTTACTTATTCACTGCGTTAGCACTTTCTGTGTTTCTAGTCTCCCTATTTTAGCCATTCTTTTGGTATTTGCTACATTAACGGCAGACGGCAAGTCAATAATTTATGACACTTGGGTATGGGTTTTCACCATCTTGTCCTTAGTCAGTTTCTCCATTCGCCATGTACGTCTCCAAACATGGCTTATTAGGACTTCATATCAGTCAGTGTTCATCAGCGTTCTTGCTTGAATTATGTCAGCTGGAACCATACAGTAGGTGAATTTCTTCTCCTCCGTATAACTTTGATCAAAATAATTGTCAAGTGATGACATGCAATAGCGGTATTTCTGCCGATGTCTTTCTTTGTACCTTGGCGACAGGTACGGTTCCTGCTAATTGTAGTTGTCTTCAGCAGCAGACAGTTAACAGCATCATTGTCATCAGCTTCTACAACAGTGGCGGGGGCTACGACCTATTTCTTCTACTTCTGTAACTTCTACTTCTTTTTGTTTGTGGGACAGTTTAATTGTCACCAATGTTGTTGCCTAATTGATGTATCTCACCTTTACAACTTTATCACACGTATAAGTAGGTTAGATATTGTAAGGTCACATGTTTTGTACTATATTTGTGTGTATCAATTACTGGCAATTcgatgtattttacagttacagtttttCATTAAATAGCCACCCATTTGGTGACCAATTTCACCCACAAAGACATGAGTTGGGTATTCCTTAATTTCGCCAGTTTTTCTAGCTTGCCTTGCCACAGCATCGCTACCAGTGATGTTGGAGATTTTgcttggatatatatatatatatatatatatatatatatatatatatatatatatatatatatatatatatatatatatatatatatatatatgtgtgtgtgtgtgtgtgtgtgtgtgtgtgtgtgtgtgtgtgtaaagttACATAGTGTAAAGTTATACAGCTAGTTACATAGTTATACATAGTTATCTATAGTTATATATATCACACATGTCTACTACGATCTTAAAATACAAGCCCTCCTAATCAGCCTTCTCCTGATCAATAAACATTTTCAGAGAGAGAGGAAAAGATATGCAAAAAGAACAGGCAATCGTCTTCTCAAATCGAACCTGATGACGTCGAAGAAAAAGCAAGAGAAAGCGAAATATCTGTGATGCAGACTGAAAGGGATGaagctaaaaatgaaaagattCAGATTTGAATGTCCTGTACAAGGCTCTACTTGAGGAGGATAAAAGCGAGGTGTACTTTGTCAATATGCAAAGTGAGCGTTCGtcactgaaaaagaaaatggaTGGCCACATTAAAGATAAGAAATGTCTCCAAATTGAAGTAAATGAGTTAAAAGATAAATTAAAACAATCCGAAACCAAATTAAATGCATTAGAGTCAGAGATGGTGAGAAAAGTCAATCGATAAGTCTATTGCGGGCGAAACTCTCTGAGGCAGGAGGGGGAAATGTTGAGGAACAACCAAAGGTAATGATCTTAAAACACAGCTTGGTAAATTTAGAACAGGAAAAGTACTTTGTTGAAGAAGGTCTTATGAAAGGAGATATAATGCCAAAACATGGTAGTTTCAGTGGTTCTGAGATTATATCTCACCAGAGTAGCGAAGATCCTGTTACTAGTATGACTGATGAGGTATTTGGGATGAAGCCAAAGGAGGAATTGTTTAATTCAAAACAAGCAAGACAACTAGTCTCTGAGGACAGGAATGTGTCACATTCAAGCGACACCAAGGAAGATAGTACAGGTAAGGATAAAGATATAATCTTCTTTGAATTCATCATATTATAATATTGGGCTATAGCTTATAGTAGTGGGCTAATCTTCTCTATAAGGACTGAGGTTTATTGTGTGAATAATATAATGAGAGTAGACATATTTTTTACAATGGTAAAGTGAGACCATCAAATACActgaaaaatcttttttttcgcTGTATACATCATCACTCGTTTTCGTACATAATTTGGTGTACTGTAAAATCCCACACTGTGCAACGAAGTAGTCAGTTATTCCTCCATTCCATTATTATGATTACAtattatgtatgtacatacatacatacatacatacatacatacatacatacatacatacatacatacatacatacatacatacatacatacatacatacatacatacatacatacatacatacatacatacatacatcgagcatgcatgcatgcatgcatgcatatgtacATGCGTACATACACAGTTTATTTCAGtatacagacacatacacagacacagacagacagacatacacacaaatatatagtgtgtgagaatatatatatatatatatatatatatatatatatatatatatatatatatatatatatatatatgtatattctcACACACTCTGATCGCCTTCACTCTGGTAGTAATCACTCAGTTTATTTTTCTCATCACAGACTATACGTCGTTAGGTGACGATGGTAGCCAGGGAGGATCGTTAAATAagaagtatacattttctatcCAAGATTTAGTTCAAACTGGAAAGCACAACCTGCTGAAAGGCCAAAAGGTACACAGcttaatatttaatttattattGGTTCAAGTTAGGTAACAAGAGTCTTTTATCATCCTAAGTTTgccaaaaatatcacaaaacaaccTTGTGTATGTGTGCGTATCTGTATGTCGATTGCAATTTATATGAACTTGAAAGTCACAGTAATGTCAAACGTAACTAGGTATAAATCTACGTAAATACCTACTAACAACAAACCaagatacatgcatgcatacaaaagcacgtacgtatgtacacacacacatacatacatacatacatacaaacatacatacataaatacatacatacatagatagttTATTTCAGTACACAGAACaccacagacacacagacacagagacacagactcacatacatacatacatacatatatatatatatatatatatatatatatatatatatatatatatatatattatatatatatatatatatatatatatatatattatatatatatttaacagGCAAACGCCTTGCACACCTGGGCACTTTCGAAGAGGAAGAAGCAAGAAACACAAGGACAACGGATCTTCAGTAGAAGCGTTAGTAACAAGTAAAGATGGGGGCCTTATTGGCGTATCAAGTATATTATCATCACGTCCTGCTTCTAAGATTTGCAGACAAAGTCGTACAGGTAAGATTTATTTCTTGGGTGTTTCATATGTAAGCCTATTTTTGAGTGAGTCTGTCGGACAAGTGGTAACTGAGAATTCTTTGCTTGATGACGTACTAAAAGATGCGTGATGTCTTCTTTCTTCCGGACATTTAGTGTTTCcatcataaaaaaaaaattcacagtgaagtatattttaggtcaaaattcATCTTGGTCACATAATATTGAGTCCAAAAAGCTGTCTCTTATAGttatccctgtgtaccaaaaataagGCTTCAATCCATAatttgatatgtgcataataaatgaggtacagggTGTGGCTTGTTACTTGACATTCATTCAGAATCATTTAAAGCATTCAAATATTTGCTCCCATACTTAATGAAGAGGTGAATAAAGTAAGGAAGAAGGTCAGGTGTAACCAAGACTTTAGGCTTGCTATTTGGCCCCTCGCTGGTCATTTTTGAATGGACAACTGCCATATTTGACCCTTACACAGGTCAGAATAAGTAATAGCCATAGATCAGCTGTAGAGGTATAGGTCGCagaaaattctgtaaatttagTTTAGAAATCTTTCAAAATCGTCAGGGCCAGTGTCCTTAAACTTTACCGTATAGGGTCCTAGCCCTATAGCCTACAAACTTTGTTTGCATAATTTTGATTGACAaagttttatgcaaatgagatggaTTTAAAtgattcaattcaaaatgggaaaaaggtcatgtgaccagtatgTATGGGAACCATGTGACGATCAAGGTTCTTGTATGTGAAATTACAAAGCATTTGCCAAGATACATTAATGTAGGTCAAACGTCACTCAAGGTcattaaatttgtcaaaaatggtCCCTTTGTGGCTTACGGGAATATGAATTAAACATTATTCCTGTAGTTCTTGAGATAGCGATTTTGCATAATCAATTAGCAAtggaaatatacaaaaatagtatcctaaaatctaaaaattacttttaacaaatttttttgatatatcatattttatgcATATCAGGGAGAACTCAATATTTCGATCAAAGATGGAAGCCAGGTCATATGACTTACTGTATTGATAGGATCATGTGCGCTGTTACTTAGCAGGCCTAATAAGCCCTTCAAGTATTAAAAGGCTGGGCGCAACGGTTTCGAAGATCTATCTGGCATAAAAAGttaagaaagaagaagaagaagatgatgatgaagaagaagaaaaagatgtAGAAGAATAGGAAGAAAATTGAATTTCAGCAAAATCAACAAGTGGCACAAGAGGGCCTGAGCCCCTAAATATCACGAAGCGTTTCACTTATCAAATAATGATATGCTCGCAATGACGCTGGCACACTATTTAATACGATTGCAGAATTGCACCATGACCAATGCCGACATTTCAACTGAAAGTCACCAACAGTGATATTGCTCTAGTACTGTCGTTCAGAGATATGAAAACGAAGTGATACTTAAGTTAAAGTGTGGTTAAATTTATTCACAATTCACTTTATGTAAATTAAATGATGTATTCTGTGTATCTTCAGCCACAAGTTCATCATGGTCAGTTCAGATACTGGGTACATGGAGTTCGACAAGAGAGCCTGGAAACTTCAACTCTCCTCGTGGTCTAAGGTGGCATCGCAATCGACTTGTAGtctgtgacagagaaaaccaTCGTGTTCAGATCCTGGACGAAGACAATCAGTATGAAGCTGAGATTCGGTTTGATTCGCAGTTTCCAAACCACTTCCAGCCATGGGACGTAGCTATATCTGATGACGACAAGTACTATATCACTGACATTGGCAACAATCAAATAATCGTATGTTACCAAAATTGTGAGATAATTCAAGTAATCAATCTAACAGTAAAAGTCTACGGCATTACAATCATGGCTGGCTTTGTTTGGGTGACTGACTGCCAAGAATACTCTATATTGAAATACACTTTAAGTGGAAAGTTTGTTGCAAAAGCAAAACTGAAAGGTCACGATAGGGTAGATGGCATAGCTCAGTACCCGTATTCTATTGTAAGCACAGTTAGCAATCGTCTCCTAGTGTCAGACGAATACAACAACATAATTCAAGTATTGGATTCAGACATGAATTATCTGGATTCATATTGCACCGAAGGTAGTCGCGATGGCGAAGTACGGTTGCCCCGTGGCATAGATTTAGATTCACATGGCAACATTTATATCTGTGACTGGAGAAATCACAGAATTCTGAAATTGAGAGAAAATGGCGAGTTCATCTGTAACCTGTTTGAAGGAGAAATTGCGTCGCCTAACCACATTGCTGTGAATGGAAACGGCGACAGGATTGCCATCACAGTGGGCCGCAGTGTTTCTGCGTCCGAAAATCAGATCTTTTTGTTCTCAAAGTAATTTCTGAATGTTACACCGAAGTAGGTGTGAACGGGTCACCGCTGCCTCACCTTTAAACTGCCTTTGAGAGCAGGGATACCTGTCCCTTAAATTTGTATTGATATTGCTATACTTTCTGTCAGTTTGTATTCATTAGCGCTTAAGGCTACAGTATCTCGCTTCTCTTACATTGAGGGCGCAAATTGAAACAGgtgaggttacaaaaaaaaactcgACACCACAAAGCTTCTCACACCAGTTCAACTTTTTGTGGTTTGCTAATTCAAAAGCACTACTGATCTAAAATAACCCTTTAAAATTACATGTACTGTAGTTAACGGAGGTGTactcttgaaaaattatttcagtatcaagtgaaattttgagtaaGTGAAGACCCAGAAAAGGCTAACTGTGTGAAACCAATCACAGATGAGGGGCGTGTATAGTTTTGAGTACGCCATATCAAATTCAGTGAATTCTCGAAAATTAAATAGTTTTTTAGTTCACCTCACTTATGTACATTATTATGAGTATCAACCGATCTGTGCATTTTTCTTCTTCAAAGAATTACCTGTCTTTGACAATGTTACCGAGTTTTTTAAGATGTTATTTCGAAAGTATGCACTATTCAAAACTATTGTACGTTGTTcttctatatttttttctcacaaaatatgttgaaaatttgcattaATAGTCAGCTATAAtatattgtcaattttattcAATAGTTTTAGTAAAACGGGATTTTATCTCCCTGCCATTTACAAAGACGTAAAGTAGTTAAGTCTAGAATTGTACAAGACTTTTGCGAGTAAATGCCTCGTACGTTGAGCTTGTGGTATTGTATTGTTAAATAAGAGGTTAGCAAAAAATTACATTCAGTGGTCTACATCCTGGCAATTGAAAATGTAAGGATGTATGAAGCACCGAGGTTCTTATTTGTGTAACAGTAACTAATATTTCTAATAACATTCCTTGTTAAATACTTCAAACTAAgagtttatcaaaatatacaactAATCACGAGGTTTATGAAGCTACCTAGCGTTTTAACCTGCTTATATACTAAATAAACTAAACATGCACACCTTACCATGAAACTAAGTAGTCTTGATAAATTAGTGTACTTTCGAATCATACACTGCTTTTTATCGAAACAGATTTGTCAATTTattaattacaaatattttcaatttattggTCTCTTGTCATATGAGACATGCAAGATACACAGTGAAAGACTTGACTCACATTTAAGATGGTTAGATTTTGATGACTAAaagttttgcatattttagttttacGTGGTTTGTACTATGAAAACAGACATACTTTTCATTCTCGAGAAACAGTAGCATTCCAATCTCTAAAGGTGACGTTTTGCACTGCTTACAGCCAATACTGAAATGTTTGTATAAAATCGTAATCGCAGGATGTGAGTCACGTTATATTTATCAAGACTGTGTTTTCTTAAAGACATGTATAATACATATTTTTACAATTGCTGCACAGAAAAATAAGTTACATGTGGTTTTTATCTATAATTCGAGGCCTTCAAGACGTTAACATTTTTGCCATGTAATTGTATGTATCTTTTTATGAATTCCTTACTTGAATAGAAATGGTGTTAACATGTCATGTACATCGTATAAAGTTGAGAATACGATGGGTAGATTATTATGTTCATAGACACTtattattaaagggacattagttgtaacttgtggcaagtttttcagtactCTGCTTcagtatatcaactacagtgtctgaccctaatctgtttgtcatgctgaaatatcaagtattctttttgtcaacacagctttaTGTGTAAagtaatcattgtttattgtttacagataaattttagtccggacttgaatacaattgtTAATAATAACAATGGAAATTAAaatcatataggttgtgttgatatgctaaatacttggcattaaattacagtttaaggATTCagtgcagaaagtgtagggaaaccacgaTACAAAAGTTCTTAAAATAGCCAATAGATACAGCCTATGGACCTTTAATGGACATTGATAATCATCAGTTTGACATGTAAGCAAGAATCACTAAAGACATCTATATAGAACGAACAGTGAGTGACCTTATCACCAGACCTTTGATATGGTAACAATTGCtgtttttgtatttgtcaaaTCATTTTCATTTGAGTAATCTGACGTAAAAGTTGTATTATGACTATTCTCCTAGCCCTCTCAGGTCGATTGTCGTGTTTcttcatttcaataaaaatcatgaatgGATCAGTTTGTCGATCCTCTTCTTTGTATGAATTATCTTGCTTACTTACCGAGCTATGCAACCTGCTGTGTTTGTTTGCCGCGCGTTCTGGCTTTTAGTGGCTCTCGGTAACATAAACTGAAATATccgtcgctagagggcgctctctacgctcccctctTAAGAGGAGGGAAGCTTGGGAGGCGTCTTCGAGCGACGGACCTTTCAGTCTGTCGGTAACCACACtatcaacatacatgtaatacGACTTGAATAACAAGACTACAGACTTTACGGATGCTCGTTTCtgcaaatttgttattttttcttgCCCGTCTGATTGAAGATTTTTAATTgtgatttttataattttgcctTTATCACCAACCCTAGCTACAGAGTCACCCAGAAAATATTCTAGCCAAAACCCTTTGAAAATATTGCTTCAAAAACAAAACTTACGTATATCCctttttgggtaaaaaattaaGCTGTTCCTCTTAACTACATGCTAAGTACGCCAGCGTGTATTTTTTGATTTCAGTTATACACATACCCCTTCTTGACCATGCCCTAGCAAGATTCAGTTCTGCCAAGTTCCGTTATTCAGGCGATCAAGATCGGAGCTGCTATACTCTTTTAAAAACATGGCGTACCTCTATTGCCAATACCGCATATCATTTAAACGTTGACCCTGACTATTTGAACTCAAATTTTATTaagataaagtattatttttcatagtCATCGTAATTGAAACTGCTTAAAACATAGCTATGGGCAGTTCACATAAAACAACCGAGCTGACATCAACTTATTATACGTTCAAGAAGTAA contains the following coding sequences:
- the LOC139129312 gene encoding tripartite motif-containing protein 3-like, with the protein product MGKRSCDQYVWEPCDDQGSSTSSSWSVQILGTWSSTREPGNFNSPRGLRWHRNRLVVCDRENHRVQILDEDNQYEAEIRFDSQFPNHFQPWDVAISDDDKYYITDIGNNQIIVCYQNCEIIQVINLTVKVYGITIMAGFVWVTDCQEYSILKYTLSGKFVAKAKLKGHDRVDGIAQYPYSIVSTVSNRLLVSDEYNNIIQVLDSDMNYLDSYCTEGSRDGEVRLPRGIDLDSHGNIYICDWRNHRILKLRENGEFICNLFEGEIASPNHIAVNGNGDRIAITVGRSVSASENQIFLFSK